One Aquarana catesbeiana isolate 2022-GZ unplaced genomic scaffold, ASM4218655v1 unanchor229, whole genome shotgun sequence DNA segment encodes these proteins:
- the LOC141121745 gene encoding LOW QUALITY PROTEIN: uncharacterized protein (The sequence of the model RefSeq protein was modified relative to this genomic sequence to represent the inferred CDS: inserted 1 base in 1 codon) yields MEEWEYLEGHKDLYKDVMMDNQPPLTSPDGFSNGNPPERCPRPLYSRDSTQEDHTIPHHHQSGNLRDPKVEVKEEIKEDGVMEESEFLKEHKDLYQDTMVETSSYRNPPERCPYPLYSRDSTQEDHTIPHHHQSGNLGDENIDVKEEYKEEDEEYGVMEEFSEGHKDMMEPPNTRNPPERCPHPLYFRESTQEGHAIPHCYKSGDPIDIELEVKSEEEETYVRDDQQSMEEDGKTGTFIEEDTPTEISTVDGREMRKTSEDCLTLSPDCKVEDEDITQYSPGENPTTSNVYPAPHSVDGPSYSSYPEEPQTVRDGAVLPTEKSFSCTECGKCFRSKSRLNVHLRSYTGEKPYSCPECGKCFSVKSSLSRHQRSHTGEKPYSCPECGKCFSLKSDLYIHQRSHTGEKPYSCPECGKCFSVKSHLYTHQRSHTGQKPYSCPECGKCFSQTSNLYTHQRSHTEEKPHSCPECGKCFSQKSHLYKHQRSHTGEKPYACPECGKCFSQKSILDTHQKSHTGEKPYSCPECGKCFSQKSILDTHQRSHTGEKPYSCPECGKCFSVKSSLSRHQRSHTGEKPYSCPECGKCFSLKSDLCIHQRSHTEEKLYSCPECGKCFSHKSSLYKHQRSHTGEKPYSCPECGKCFSQKSHLYIHQRSHTGEKPYACPECGKCFSQKSILDTHQKSHXGEKPYTCPECGKCFSLKSDLCIHQRSHTGEKPYSCPECGKCFSHKSSLYKHQRSHTGEKLYSCPECRKCFSQMANLYTHQRSHMGEKPLSCPE; encoded by the exons atggaggagtgggagtatttagaaggacacaaggatctctacaaggacgtcatgatggacaatcagccgcccctcacatcaccgg atggattcagtaatgggaacccaccagagagatgtccccgtcctctgtattcccgggattccacacaggaagatcacaccatccctcaccatcatcag agtggaaacctgagagatcctaaagttgaggttaaagaggagataaaagaggatggggtgatggaggagtcagagtttctaaaagaacacaaagatctgtaccaggacaccatggtggagacatccagctacagaaacccaccagagagatgtccctatcctttgtattcccgggattccacacaggaagatcacaccatcccccaccatcatcag agtggaaacctcggggatgaaaatattgatgttaaagaagagtataaagaggaggatgaggagtatggagtgatggaggagttttcagaaggacacaaggatatgatggagccacctaataccaggaacccaccagagagatgtccccatcctctgtatttccGGGagtccacacaggaaggtcacgccatccctcactgttacaag agtggagatccaattgatatagaacttgaggttaaatcagaagaagaagagacatatgtgagggatgatcagcagtctatggaggaggatggaaaaacggggacatttatagaggaggacactcctacagagatcagtacag tagatggacgggagatgaggaaaacctcagaggattgtctcactttgtctccagactgtaaagtagaagatgaggacatcacacagtatagtccaggagaaaacccgactacttCAAATGTctatccggcaccacacagtgtagatggaccatcgtattcctcttatcctgaggaacctcagactgtgagggacggtgccgtccttccaacagagaagagcttttcctgtactgagtgtgggaagtgtttccgttcTAAATCCAGACTTAATGTGCATCTAAGATCttacacaggagagaagccgtattcctgtcctgagtgtggaaaatgtttttcagtgaagtccagtctttccagacatcagagatctcacacaggagagaagccgtattcctgcccagagtgcgggaaatgtttttcattgaaatctgatctttacatacatcagagatctcacacaggagagaagccgtattcctgtcctgagtgtgggaaatgtttttcagtgaagtcccatctttacacacatcagagatctcacacggggcagaagccatattcctgtcctgagtgcgggaaatgtttttcacagacatccaatctttacacacatcagagatctcacacagaggagaagccgcattcctgtcctgagtgcgggaaatgtttttcacagaagtcccatctttacaaacatcagagatctcacacaggggagaagccgtatgcctgccctgagtgtgggaaatgtttttcacagaagtccattcttgacacacatcagaaatctcacacgggggagaagccgtattcctgtcctgagtgtgggaaatgtttttcacagaagtccattcttgacacacatcagagatctcacacaggggagaagccgtattcctgtcctgagtgcgggaaatgtttttcagtgaagtccagtctttccagacatcagagatctcacacgggagagaagccgtattcctgccctgagtgcgggaaatgtttttcattaaaATCTGATCTTtgcatacatcagagatctcacacagaggagaagctgtattcctgtcctgagtgcgggaaatgtttttcacataagtccagtctttacaaacatcagagatctcacacaggggagaagccgtattcttgtcctgagtgcgggaaatgtttttcacagaagtcccatctttacatacatcagagatctcacacaggggagaagccgtatgcctgccctgagtgtgggaaatgtttttcacagaagtccattcttgacacacatcagaaatctc atggGGAGAAGCCGTatacctgtcctgagtgcgggaaatgtttttcattgaaatCTGATCTTtgcatacatcagagatctcacacaggggagaagccgtattcctgtcctgagtgcgggaaatgtttttcacataagtccagtctttacaaacatcagagatcccacacgggggagaagctgtattcctgtcctgagtgcaggaaatgtttttcacagatggccaatctttacacacatcagagatctcacatgggggagaagccactttcctgtcctgagtga